The Malaclemys terrapin pileata isolate rMalTer1 chromosome 24, rMalTer1.hap1, whole genome shotgun sequence genome contains a region encoding:
- the FSD1 gene encoding fibronectin type III and SPRY domain-containing protein 1, with product MGDQKDALRKIITTLAVKNEEIQNFIYALKQMLQNVEVNSTKVQEDLEGEFQSLYSLLDELKEGMLMKIKQDRASRTYELQNQLAACTKALESSEELLETANQTLEGAENHDFNQAAKQIKDSVTMAPAFRLSLKAKVSDNMSHLMVDFTQERHMLQSLKFLPVPSAPEIDMAESLVADNCVTLVWRMPDEDSKIDHYVLEYRKTNFEGPPRVKEDQPWMVIEGIKQTEYTLTGLKFDMKYMNFRVKACNKAVAGEFSEPVTLETRAFMFRLDASTCHQNLKVEELSVEWDTMGGKVQDIKAREKDGKGRTASPVNSPARCLQSPKRMPSARGGRDRFTAESYTVLGDTLIDGGDHYWEVRYDRDSKAFGMGVAYRTLGKFDQLGKTSSSWCVHLNNWLQVSFTAKHNNKAKVLDVPVPDCIGVYCNFHEGFLSFYNARTKQLLHTFKAKFTQPVLPAFMVWCGSFHVYSGLQVPSAVKCLQKRNSATSSSNASLT from the exons ATGGGGGACCAGAag GACGCCCTACGGAAGATCATCACCACGCTGGCCGTGAAGAACGAGGAGATCCAGAACTTCATCTATGCCCTCAAGCAGATGCTTCAGAACGTGGAG GTGAACTCCACCAAGGTGCAGGAGGACCTGGAGGGGGAGTTCCAGTCCCTCTACTCCCTGCTGGACGAGCTGAAGGAAGGCATGCTCATGAAAATCAAGCAGGACCGGGCCAGCCGCACCTACGAGCTGCAG AACCAGCTGGCTGCCTGCACCAAGGCGCTGGAGAGCTCCGAGGAGCTGCTGGAGACGGCCAACCAGACACTGGAAGGGGCCGAGAACCACGACTTCAACCAG GCTGCCAAGCAGATCAAGGATAG cGTGACCATGGCCCCCGCCTTCCGGCTCTCGCTCAAGGCCAAGGTGAGCGACAACATGAGCCACCTGATGGTGGATTTCACCCAGGAGCGCCACATGCTGCAGTCCCTGAAATTCCTCCCAG TTCCCAGCGCCCCGGAGATCGACATGGCCGAGTCACTGGTGGCCGATAACTGCGTGACACTGGTCTGGAGGATGCCCGACGAGGACAGCAAGATCGACCACTACGTCCTGGAGTACCGCAAGACCAACTTCGAGGGGCCCCCGCGGGTGAAGGAGGACCAGCCCTGGATGGTGATCGAGGGCATCAAGCAGACCGAGTACACCCTAACTG GCCTCAAGTTCGACATGAAGTACATGAATTTCCGCGTCAAGGCCTGTAACAAGGCTGTGGCGGGCGAGTTCTCCGAGCCGGTCACCTTGGAAACCAGAG CGTTCATGTTCCGCTTGGACGCCAGCACCTGTCACCAGAACCTGAAGGTGGAGGAGCTGAGCGTGGAGTGGGACACCATGGGGGGCAAGGTGCAGGACATCAAGGCCCGGGAGAAGGACGGGAAGGGCAGGACGGCGTCCCCGGTGAACTCCCCCGCCAG GTGCCTGCAGTCTCCGAAGAGGATGCCCTCAGCCCGTGGGGGCAGGGACCGCTTCACAGCCGAGTCCTACACAGTGctgg GCGACACGCTGATTGACGGGGGAGACCACTACTGGGAGGTGAGGTACGACCGGGACAGCAAGGCCTTCGGCATGGGCGTGGCCTACAGGACCCTGGGCAAGTTCGACCAGCTGGGCAAGACCTCGTCCTCCTGGTGCGTCCACCTCAACAACTGGCTGCAGGTCAGCTTCACCGCCAAGCATAACAACAAGGCCAAGGTCCTGGACGTGCCCGTGCCCGACTGCATCGGCGTCTACTGCAACTTCCACGAAG GTTTCCTGTCCTTCTACAACGCTCGAACCAAGCAGCTGCTCCATACGTTCAAGGCCAAATTCACCCAGCCCGTGCTTCCTGCCTTCATG GTTTGGTGCGGCAGCTTCCACGTCTATTCTGGACTGCAGGTCCCCAGCGCTGTCAAATGCCTCCAGAAGCGAAACAGCGCCACCAGCAGCTCCAACGCCAGCCTGACTTAG
- the STAP2 gene encoding signal-transducing adaptor protein 2, translating into MALLPPALRGAKPKHSLPPHYYEGFLEKKGPQDKGYKKYWTGLRGLTLFFYNASRDVQYVEKIDLDTFVSLSDSYLQSGPRASDDGMGLNLKLRGQEVKLKAESLEAREMWKGFILTVVEMKVPSNLTLLPGHIYMMSEALSKEQERQAQLSQRCTASSLDYELLEEQMPDCYFKVSRTEAQVLLERNPDCGNMLLRPGGDGKSISVTTRQMLNSTPVVKHYRVNRMGQQYVIDVEQPHRCPSLADVVEYFVYNTKKTLVPLSLDEDYAEKLEYVETDKENGESVWEASMPPCPKPPRVDAMLPPNFRKNHQAKPPVPTPVFEKREEDEEQAYVNDEDVAAITGTKPKPASQGAVKVIWGGGGQTKALPIPTGEPGKPATKGQFTRSPSSTLNLRKHGSSSSRQATSWGGDISEELARKLQERRANLEN; encoded by the exons ATGGCCCTGCTGCCCCCGGCGCTGCGGGGCGCCAAGCCCAAgcacagcctgcccccccacTACTACGAGGGCTTCCTGGAGAAGAAGGGGCCCCAGGACAAG GGGTATAAGAAGTACTGGACAGGCCTGCGGGGACTCACGCTGTTTTTCTACAATGCCAGCCGAGACGTGCAG TACGTGGAGAAGATCGACCTGGACACCTTCGTGTCCCTGAGCGACAGCTACCTCCAGAGCGGCCCCAGGGCCAGCGACGACGGGATGGGGCTCAACCTGaagctgagggggcaggaagtgaagtTAAAG GCCGAGAGCCTGGAGGCTCGGGAGATGTGGAAGGGTTTCATCCTCACCGTGGTGGAG ATGAAAGTCCCCTCCAACCTCACGTTGCTGCCCGGCCACATCTACATGATGTCCGAAGCCCTCTCCAAGGAGCAGGAGCGACAAGCCCAGCTGAGCCAGCGCTGCACCGCGAGCTCTCTCGACTATGAGTTGTTGGAGGAACAGATGCCGGA CTGCTATTTCAAGGTCTCCAGGACAGAGGCCCAGGTCCTGCTGGAGAGGAACCCGGACTGCGGCAACATGCTGCTGCGGCCGGGGGGCGACGGGAAGAGCATCTCGGTGACCACGCGTCAGATGCTGAACAG CACCCCGGTTGTGAAGCACTACAGAGTGAACCGCATGGGACAGCAATATGTCATCGACGTCGAGCAGCCG CACCGCTGCCCCTCCCTGGCCGACGTGGTGGAGTACTTCGTCTACAACACCAAGAAGACCCTGGTGCCTTTGAGCCTGGATGAGGACTACGCGGAGAAGTTAG AGTATGTGGAGACCGATAAGGAGAACGGAGAGAGCGTCTGGGAAGCATCCATGCCCCCCTGCCCAAAGCCCCCCAGAG TGGATGCAATGCTTCCGCCCAACTTCAGAAAAAACCATCAGGCGAAGCCCCCTGTCCCTACCCCGGTGTTTGAGAAgagggaggaggatgaagaacaGGCCTACGTGAATGACGAAG ATGTGGCAGCCATCACGGGAACAAAGCCGAAGCCAGCCAGCC AGGGCGCCGTGAAGGTgatctggggagggggcggccagACCAAGGCGCTGCCTATACCAACCGGCGAGCCAGGCAAGCCAG CCACTAAAGGCCAGTTTACCAGAAGCCCCAGCAGCACCCTCAACCTACGGAAACATGGTAGCAGCTCCTCCCGCCAGGCCACGTCGTGGGGCGGAG ACATCTCAGAGGAGCTCGCGCGGAAGCTACAGGAGCGAAGAGCCAACCTTGAGAACTGA